In Cryptomeria japonica chromosome 5, Sugi_1.0, whole genome shotgun sequence, the genomic window attaataatatcccttgtcaattaatttagaggtttttgcgtaaatgaatttatttatttataaaatggtGAGATAATAATTTCTTTGGTAGAGGATATCATGGGGGATTTATATATATACttgaaaataagtccaagaccttgatcttgcgaactcatttagcctagatggaatcttacACTAAATAATGCACGTAACATTTTAACATCTGACACTTCAATTTTTAATTGCTCCATTAATTAGTATTATTATgctaaaatcatattaataattaatttatagacgcaagatttaatcaagttagaaaggaaggatgtattatcacggatggaggaaacgtgttaggagataaataattattattgaagcaagtaattatattaatgcctatttagtagaagtcgatcttataggagttgagaaaatacaacaccacaggagcccaaataatctctgcaagctgaaaaacctgttacaaggagaagcaatgaagcaaatcacagaaggaaagaatacacaagaaaaatatgctccaaaatgtattgtcaataataatccttcttcatacaatgaaaagaaagaactcaacctttaataggtcaagaaaccctaaaagggaaaacctaggtttgcacataataattaattatttgcacctaaagttagcttaagtgtaaaagagataaaaggaacttaaataattaaacaaatattgtttaattaatcaagtaaatacccgaatactctaacacccccccttaagctagacttagggagaagctaaaacctagaacaactactgaaagcaataaagatgagtcctgacaacaaggcctgatcaggtacccaaatacaatgaaatctctatgaactggagaaatagagaaaacctcgtgggaacaaaactctactccaaaaagagatgaaaaagaatatcactgaagcatgaagaaattgtaaactctgtcgaagaataactgctgatctgaagaacatccactgaactagaacatgaccaggtagagaagactataatctgcaagagtgccctcaaatgaaactactcgaatcaggaggcaaacaaggcaaaacaattgaaatcgaagatacagatgggatgagaaaccaaagcctgaagagctgatcaatcgaaccacagaagtagtagaaccaataggataaacctccccataatgcggaagtgggaaagggacaggaacactgaaaaggataaccaaaaacaactgcatgacgaagaaccaagaacatcaaaggtgctgagacacattatcatgaggcgaatgtcgtggaaggaacactcactggacaaaggaagatggcaaacaacaagcaaacatcaaccccctcatggcacttgatcaatagtgcatgtacaacaagacacaagatatgcaagattccaagtaaacaatgcatgatggcactttatctcagtgcgtttgcataattacaagctacaatgataagaaaactggaaatagaaatgagaatcaaaatagagacaccctactcagaaaagagatcccaggacctgaaacaaccatgatatccactagagtgctgaaaaacaaaaaactgaataaaatatgcatggagtagaatttggaaaaaaactcaaatttttggaaagtacacagcacaagctttccgaaaatataaagttttcaaaaaatggaggtcggatgctcattctatgtctcCTGGAGTgtaaaaactagacctcactttgactgtaaaaaaatacagtcaaatagcaaaattgaaaaaacttaccaacaccatgaggtcggcctcaaaACCATCTtttcgatgcctattcattttcaaaaaaatgactccgtatgcccaagatagggccaaaaaaccaaaccccccctggaaaagccaaaaaagggggtctaGTGGCCAgtgggtggtccggtggccagtgggCGATGCTTCGGCGGCAGCCTGGTGGTGGCCCGGTGGCTGGGCGGAGCGGCGACCGGGCGTGGGCGGCGGGCCGGGAGCTGAGCGGTGGGGCCAGGTGGAGCGAGGACCAGGCTGGGTGGCGAGCCGGGCGAAGGAGGCTGCACAGGCAGCGGCTGGTGGCAGAGGATCAGGCGGCGGGGGTCGCAGGCAACGACTGTGGGGCCGGCGAGGGCTGGGAGGTGGCAGCCAAGGAGCGGGGGGCCGCAGGTGGTGACCGTGGGGCCAGCGGGGGCCGGGAGGTGGCAGCCAGGGAGCGGGGGGCCGTAGGCGGCGACAGCGGCAATAGGGTCGCCGGAAGGGGGCCGGCGGGGGCCAGTGCCAGAAAGTGCAGGTAGCTGGCAGGGGGtgtgaaattttttttataaaaaacccTATTCACCCTTttgctttttttgaattttttttaaataaaaaagcaaaaattcagcctgcatgccgtaaaaaggcaaatttttttttcaaaatttttctcgAACTACGTGCCAGGGCCGTATGGtctggatctggagaaaaaatactctGAGAGgttcaggaaccaaaataggtagaattttatatgaccataggggtttttaggccttctgagcatgatggtgaggtctgtttaggccaaaaatgctaaaaaaaaaagctcaaaccctaggtacataaaaaattcctgaaaccgtagatctgcttccaaagcaaaattctcaaaacaagaataggtagctgcagatctaaagctctgataccatataggagttgagaaaatacaacaccacaggagcccaaataatctctgcaagctgaaaaacctgttacaaggagaagcaatgaagcaaatcatagaaggaaagaatacacaggaaaaatatgctccaaaatgtattgtcaataataatctttcttcatacaatgaaaagaaagaactcaacctttaataggtcaagaaaccctaaaagggaaaacctaggtttgcacataataattaattaaaataattaattatatgcacctaaagttagcttaagtgtaaaagagataaaaggaacttaaataattaaacaaatattgtttaattaatcaagtaaatacccgaatactctaacacatctaattaagaattataatttgcaaTTGTAATAAAAGGGAAattcgatgtgaatttattattgtccttataaaaatcattttgttccatttgataataggagttatcataatttgatatgttaggaatatcctaactttgtcgtctaggaGTTTTGTAGAAACCTAAGACTTCTAGATAAATTTGTAATATTGATCACTCACATTAGAAAAACGTTTCATTATAATTTAAGTTTTTGCTTggaacaacctgttaagttgtcacatctaattaagcataggtttcatacaattaagtgtttcaaaaaaaaaattgttgtgtgtgtttttgcccaaaagtttgggcatgacattttggtatcagagccctaggttcatacactggtgaacatgggctacattcataacttagttgaactaaACTATGGCTTCGAAGTATAACACCCAGGTggaaaacttgcgaaataacaaagtgaaacttaagtgaaaattcttctaaatcaacatatcaacatatatcaattcaaggggttccaagggtcactaacagccctgaaatttgaaactaattagtcATACTATTTATGGCATAATAAGATCCCAGAGACTACaaacattttaaaattataaacattCTCGGTATTTAATAAACTAAATTTATATCATTAGTACTTATAagattaccattcaattggaacccaaatacaattattgccctaatcaaatcaagtatgatgagttaattctacaataaaatacctctgatggtaactaagagaataccatccatcgaGGTATGTTCTAGACttggcaagtcaagcaagctagttagacataagatgaaggcacaataaacaagataattgagataGCGACAACTTAATTTTTTTTAAGCTAGGCGAAAATTTTGGTGGTTCGAGGACCACAACAGCCATTTGAGACAACATTGAAGAAGTGTTAAGAGGTACTCTTGCGAAtattagaaagaagcattaacctatcctaatgaataggtgcCTTAAGTGTGTGGACAAGATAGGTTGCTTACTAAGAGCATTCATTAGACAATCCTTGTAGCAACGCAGAGAAGCTAGAGTTGTATAACCCTGAAGATAAGGACTAAAACgatgaatgacaatctccttgataaaTGGACCCTAGCCATAttatagatgaaataactaaggataaaggatacatgaacttcttgggttaaagcATGTAATTGCAATAAACCCCAAGTTCATCCatagttatataattggggaaacaagcaaagtaaagccacaactagttcTCTTATGGGAAGACAATCTTGGAGAAATTAATGGCAAGGAGAGTAGGGATGATTTGAGAATCGTACAAAAATCCCTATTGAAGTGCAAgaagtgtaaaagtattaggatcttatactctaggaatgagtaactaatattcctttagaacctaaggagaaaagtgc contains:
- the LOC131875702 gene encoding uncharacterized protein LOC131875702; its protein translation is MLRRQPGGGPVAGRSGDRAWAAGRELSGGARWSEDQAGWRAGRRRLHRQRLVAEDQAAGVAGNDCGAGEGWEVAAKERGAAGGDRGASGGREVAARERGAVGGDSGNRVAGRGPAGASARKCR